In Chitinophagaceae bacterium, the genomic window GCGTTCCGGTTTTCTTGTTTTATTGGACAATCCCTCAAGGCCCGATTAACAGCACGTCAGGCTTTTGTATTTATATTTTAGATAAACTTTAAGCTGAAAGACCATAAAGAAGAATTCAGCCGCGATTTTTTTGTTAACCCTTTTTTTCTAAAAAAAAGGTTAGAAAGGTATTTTTAATGAAAAAATTATGATGGCAAATGTGGGAGCTCTTTAACCTCGTTTGTCACTCTGGGTGGCAACGAAGAGTCTCCTAATAAATAAAGAAACCGCTTTCGCTTTGCGTTTCGCGAGCGTAAGTGTTGAACAGCCTCCGGCTGATGTTCTATGTTGTAATTCTAATTCGGTAGAGTGTTAATTGTTAAGCTCTTTTACGCTCATTTTCCTTGAGCTTTATCTTTCTCATACGGATGGCTTTTGGAGTAACCTCAACATACTCGTCACCGGCTATATATTCCAGACATTCCTCTAAAGACATTTTTATTTTGGGTGCAATTTTAACATTATCATCACTTCCGGAAGCTCTTACGTTTGTAAGCTTTTTTCCTTTAATGATGTTAATTACAAGATCAGTATTTCTGATGTGTTCTCCCAAAATCTGACCTTCATAGATATCTTCACCCGGATCTACAAAAAACTTACCTCTGTCCTGAAGTTTGTCGATGCTATATGCAGTAGTTGTGCCGGTTTCCATGGAAACTAAAACACCATTTAAGCGACCGGGAACATCTCCTTTAAGCGGCTCATATTGTTCAAATCTGTGGGCAATAACTGCTTCCCCGGCTGTAGAGGATAACATTTGATTTCTCAAGCCCATTAAGCTCCTGGAAGGGATAGAAAACTCAAGGTGAGTATATTCGTCTTTGGTAGTCATATTTATCAAATCACCTTTTCTTTTCGTAACAATTTCAATGGCTTTTCCTGAAAAGCTTTCCGGCAAGTCAATGGTTAATACTTCAATGGGCTCATGTTTTACTCCGTCAATTTCTTTTATAATAACTTTTGGCTGACCCACTTGTAATTCATAGCCTTCTCTTCTCATGGTTTCAATCAAAATTGACAAGTGAAGAATTCCCCTGCCGTGAACAATGAAATTGTCAGGAGAGTCTGTTTCCTCAACTTTAAGGGCTAAGTTTTTTTCCGTTTCTTTTAACAGACGGTCTCTGATATGTCTTGAAGTAACAAATTTACCATCCTTTCCAAAGAATGGAGAGTTATTGATAGTAAACAACATACTCATAGTTGGTTCATCTATGTGAATCGGTGGCAATGCCTCAGGAGATTCAAAATCCGCTATGGTGTCACCAATTTCAAAGCCTTCTAAACCATTTATAGCAACAATTTCTCCGGCAGAAACTTCGCTTTCTCTCACTCTGCCAAGGCCTTCAAAAATAAATAATTCCTTTACTCTGGACTTTTTAATATTTCCATTTCTATCAATTACAGAAACAGCCTGATTTTCTGCTAAGTTGCCTCTTAATACTTTCCCAATAGCAATTCTTCCGGTATAAGAAGAGTAGTCTAAAGATGTAATTTGTATTTGCAGCGTTCCTTCCTTTGCCTTAGGTTCAGGAACATAGTCAATAATCGTTTCGAGTAAATCTTCTACAGAATTTTTCTTTACTGCCAGGTCATTTGTCATCCAGCCTTGTAATGAAGAACCGTAAACAACCGGAAAGCTCAATTGCTCTTCAGATGCATCCAGTTTATAAAATAAATCAAAAACCATTTCGTGAACTTCATCCGGACGGCAATTTGGCTTATCTACTTTATTAATAACCACGATTGGTTTTAAATTTAGTTCAAGTGCTTTTTTAAGTACAAATCTGGTTTGAGGCATTGGGCCTTCAAATGCATCTACCAATAATAAAACGCCGTCAGCCATTTTCAAAACTCTTTCTACCTCACCACCAAAATCAGCGTGACCGGGAGTGTCAATTATGTTGATTTTAAAGTCTTTAAAACGAACAGCAACATTCTTAGAAACTATCGTAATCCCCCTTTCTCTTTCAAGTTCATTACTGTCTAAAATCAACTCTTTTTTCTCTTCGTGTTCTTTGAACAACTTTGACTGATATAGCATTGCGTCAACTAAAGTTGTCTTCCCGTGATCTACGTGAGCTATAATAGCTATGTTTCTGATTTTTTGCTTCACCTTTTTTGAATTTGGGCGCAAAGTTACAGCTAAATACTTAGATTATAATCAGTAGCTTCCTTTTTAATTTTATGCTAAATTTTTAAAAAGCTGATAAACAGTCATTTGAGAAAATGTTGTGCTTTTTGTTTTTAGAAAAAAATCTATGAATAGTCGGTAATCACAAAGATTACAGTAAATTTAAAGTACTTAAAAAGACAATCTATGTCTCAAAGAATTCAGAAGTCCTTATTTTTATGAAAACTTATGGTAGTGAAATTTACGAAACATAACTTAGGAAAATTTGAGCAAATCCTTAAAAATAGCGGTTACATTATCCGCTATGAAAAAGGCAGTTTTAATGCGGGCTATTGTATTTTAGAAAACAAAAAAATAATTGTTATCAATAAGTTTTATTCAACAGAAGCCCGAATAAATTGTATTTTAGACATCATTGATAATATGGGTATAGATGAAATTATCAGCCTTGATGCTGATAGAAAATGGCTGGGAGCCTGGTTGAAAGTTAAACGGGAAGCCACTAAAGAATAATCCCTTTTTGATTTATTGATAATTCATGAATTCGGACAAAAAATTGATAACTATAACTTTTTTAGGAACAGGTACTTCTCAGGGTGTTCCTGTGATTGGTTGTGATTGTGAGGTATGTAATTCAGCAGATAAAAAAGATAAGCGATTACGTACATCCATTAATATTCAAAGTGAGCAAACTACTTTAAATATAGATTGCGGACCGGATTTTCGTTATCAAATGCTAAAAAACAAAATTAAAAAGATGGATGCCGTGCTTTTTACCCACGGTCATAAAGATCATACCGGCGGACTGGATGATATTCGTGCTTTTAATTTTTTACAAAAACAGGATATGCTTGTCTTTGCAGATAATGACACAGAAATCACTATTAAAAAGCAATATGATTATATTTTTCAAAACCATCCTTATCCGGGTGTGCCCAAAGTCAAAATTCATCATTTTGAAAATAAACTCTTTGAAATTAATGAGTTAGAAATACTACCTATACTGGTTTACCATTATAAAATGCCGGTATTCGGTTTTCGACTAAATGACTTCACATACATCACTGATGCAAATCACATTCCCGAGAAAGAGTATGAAAAAATAAGAGGTACTAAAACTTTAGTGTTAAATGCGCTCAGAAAAGAAAAACATATTTCTCATTTTACCCTGGAAGAAGCTATTGAAATTATTAAAGACATTAAACCCGAAAAGGCCTATTTAACACATATCAGTCATCAATTAGGTAAACATGCTGATGTGGAAAAAGAATTACCTGAAAATGTTTCGCTTGCTTATGACGGATTAAAAATTCAAATAAACTAAGCCTGTTTAATTTCTCAGTATATTAAGTATCCGCCTGTTATCTGTTTTTAAACGAATGTTCTCAATAACATTTGAAACAAGTTCAACGATTTGTTCGGAATCTTCCATTGAAATCTTAACATCTTTAAAAGGAGCATCGTCTTTAATTTCTTCACCGGTGATTCTTTTTCTGTTAATATCTCTTAAGTCTCTCAGTAATTCTGCGGCTCTCACTCTGGTCCGGCTTCCTTCACTTTCTGTTATAATATTTTCTATTTGAGGCATGGCAGCTCTCACTCTTGCAAAACTACTGCCCAGCAAGTATTTATTATATGAAGCCAATAATGAACCCTGTGAACGAAAGCTAAGTCTGTTTAGATTTCGTTGAAAAAATATCTGAGCTTCCGGTATAAAAGATTTTGATAACACTTCACCTATGGCCGATATCAAATCCGGATTGTTTGTTTCCAGATTGTTTAAAACGAAATCAATGGCCGTTTCTGCATTAAAATCATACAAATTTCTTAGCGCAACCGCTTTAACCATGTATGATTCAACATTCATTAAGTCTCCCAACATTGAGATCGTTTCACGGTCACCAAAGTCTTTGAAAATTCGTTCTAAAGCAGCTGCACGCACTCTGTTTTCGGGGTCATTATTATAGAGGTCAATTAATTTATTTTTGAAAGAAGACTTCAGGTTTTCCAGTTCGGTTAAAGGAATACGTTCAATTGCCTGATTCCTGATATACCAATGCTTGTCGTCCAGAGTTTTCGAAATTTCACGGAATACTGTGCGCGAGGTTTTAATATCCTGAACTGAAGCCAAAAGACTGTCAAATGCATTTAAGCGGTGAAAAAAATGTTCTGAGCTTTTCAGTTGTTCATAGAGCTGACTTTCACTTTTTCCTTTTTCCAGAATTTCAGCCAGAAGAATTTGCTCCGGATCTGCTAAAATCAATTTCGGTTCACTTTCAAGCTCCCAATCAAAATCATGATACATCTTTTTAACGTTAAAAGTTTTTTCTAACCATTCGTTTTCAGTGGTTAAGACTTTGAATGTTATCGGAAAATGAAAAACAGGAATGTCATTTTCAAAATTTTGAATCTGGTTAATTTTTATGTTTAATTGTCTGCTAGTGGTATCAAACGCATAATTTACATCCAAAACGGGATGACCGGCAGATAAAAACCACTGATTAAAAAAACGATTTAAATCGATACCACTTACATCTTCAAGAGCTAATCTCAGGTGATGCACTTCAACAGCTTCTAAAGCATTTTTTGTTAAATATTCCTGTAACCCAAGAAAAAAAGCTTCGTCTCCAATTTTGTTTCTCAACATGTGCAAAACAAGTCCGCCCTTTTGATAGGAATGCCGGTCAAACATTTCCAAAGGGTCGTTATACTGAAACCTGATTAAAGAGTTAATTCGGGAGCGGGCTTCGGATAAATAGGCTCTTCGGTTAAAATGTAATTTATACTGACTTCTTTCTTTGCCATATTTGTAATCAGCCCACAGGTATTCACTGTAAGTCGCAAAACCTTCATTTAATACTAAGTTTGACCAGGATTCGCAGGTTACATAATTGCCAAACCAATGGTGAGCCAGTTCGTGAGCAATGATTCTCTCAAAGTTTCTGTCTTTAAGTTCCGTTTCTGTTCTTTGGACTAAGTCCATGTATACAGAGGCTGAAGTGTTTTCCATTGCGCCTGCAACAAAATCGTGCACTATCACCTGAGCATACTTTTCCCAGGGATAATCAACTCCGAAAAGCTCACTAAAAAATTCCATCATTTCAGGTGTATTCCCAAAAATGGCCCGGGCATGTTCTTCAAATTCAGGATATACATAATAGTCGACATCCAAATCCCGCCATGTATCACTGACAATTGCATATTCACCTACGGCCATCATCATCAAATAAGGAGGGTGGCTTATATCCTGTCTCCAGTAGTCTGTACGCATACCATCACCGACCATTTCAGAGTAATAGAGCTCTCCGTTTGATAAAGTTTTAAATGAATCATTAACTGTCATGTAAATTTCACTTGTAGTGCGTTGATTGGGTTTGTCTTTAGTCGGAAACCAAAATGAATTGGATTCAGTTTGCCCCTGTGTCCATATTTGTCTTGGCCTGCCTTCCGTTTTGCCATCATGATTGACAAAATATAAACCCCTGGCGCCCCTTATCGCACCATCTTTAAGAAAGTCCTGACTGTAAGGATTTGCGGTGTATTTTATGAAGACTTCAAAGGTGTCGTTTCTGCTGTAAGTCCGGTCAAACGAAATAGTTAATTCTAAAGAGTCATAGGCATAATCCAGGTTTGTTTTGACGTCATTTTCCAATAGTTTTACTTCAATGATATCAAATGCCTTAGCATCCAATACAAGTTTATCCTGATTGTAAAAGTGAGGTGTAAAACGTAAAGTAGCTTCACCGTTTAATCTTCTGTTTTCCCAGTCAAAATCAACTTTTAACCTGGTGTGCAGTAACCGACTGTTAATAGCCGGAGTTTCAATATAGGCTGTTCTGCCGGAATAAATATTCACCGTATCTAAATCCACTGTCATGGCAATTTCATCCGGATCAATAGCAGTTTTTTTAAACACACTGCATGAAGTAATGAACAGAATAACTGAAAAAAACAATACGAACCTCATTAACATTAGAATTAATTTAAAATAGGGACAAAATTAAGAAAAATACAACATGACATAGCTTGTTTAACCTACTTAACCTATATTTGTTTTTAATTGCAAAAAAAATGTACAAACTAAAAGTTAACGAAAATCAGGAATTTTCAATCGATAAAAAAGAAATCTTAGCCGAAGATATAGTTTGTTGGAAAAAAGGTCACTATCATTTGATTTTGAATGATAAAAACTATGACATTGAGATTTTGAGTTTTGATAATACTACAAAATTAATGACTTTGAAACTCAATGAGAAGGTATATGAGGTTTCCATTAAAGATAAGCATGATTTGCTACTGGCTCAATTGGGGATGGATAATCCGGATTCCGGCAAAATCTCTGAAATCAAAGCTCCCATGCCCGGTTTGGTTACTAAGTTAATTGCTCAAAAAGGAGATGAACTTGAAAAGGGAAAAGCTGTTTTAGTACTTGAGGCCATGAAGATGGAAAATGTTTTGAAATCACCGGGCACCGGAAAGATAAAATCTTTTAGTGTTAAACAAGGGGATGCTGTAGAGAAGAATCAGGTATTAGTTGTTCTTGAGTAAATAATTAAATATGAAGTGGTCATTATCTTTGGGAAAGCCTT contains:
- the typA gene encoding translational GTPase TypA; this encodes MKQKIRNIAIIAHVDHGKTTLVDAMLYQSKLFKEHEEKKELILDSNELERERGITIVSKNVAVRFKDFKINIIDTPGHADFGGEVERVLKMADGVLLLVDAFEGPMPQTRFVLKKALELNLKPIVVINKVDKPNCRPDEVHEMVFDLFYKLDASEEQLSFPVVYGSSLQGWMTNDLAVKKNSVEDLLETIIDYVPEPKAKEGTLQIQITSLDYSSYTGRIAIGKVLRGNLAENQAVSVIDRNGNIKKSRVKELFIFEGLGRVRESEVSAGEIVAINGLEGFEIGDTIADFESPEALPPIHIDEPTMSMLFTINNSPFFGKDGKFVTSRHIRDRLLKETEKNLALKVEETDSPDNFIVHGRGILHLSILIETMRREGYELQVGQPKVIIKEIDGVKHEPIEVLTIDLPESFSGKAIEIVTKRKGDLINMTTKDEYTHLEFSIPSRSLMGLRNQMLSSTAGEAVIAHRFEQYEPLKGDVPGRLNGVLVSMETGTTTAYSIDKLQDRGKFFVDPGEDIYEGQILGEHIRNTDLVINIIKGKKLTNVRASGSDDNVKIAPKIKMSLEECLEYIAGDEYVEVTPKAIRMRKIKLKENERKRA
- a CDS encoding MBL fold metallo-hydrolase, giving the protein MTITFLGTGTSQGVPVIGCDCEVCNSADKKDKRLRTSINIQSEQTTLNIDCGPDFRYQMLKNKIKKMDAVLFTHGHKDHTGGLDDIRAFNFLQKQDMLVFADNDTEITIKKQYDYIFQNHPYPGVPKVKIHHFENKLFEINELEILPILVYHYKMPVFGFRLNDFTYITDANHIPEKEYEKIRGTKTLVLNALRKEKHISHFTLEEAIEIIKDIKPEKAYLTHISHQLGKHADVEKELPENVSLAYDGLKIQIN
- a CDS encoding M1 family peptidase, which gives rise to MLMRFVLFFSVILFITSCSVFKKTAIDPDEIAMTVDLDTVNIYSGRTAYIETPAINSRLLHTRLKVDFDWENRRLNGEATLRFTPHFYNQDKLVLDAKAFDIIEVKLLENDVKTNLDYAYDSLELTISFDRTYSRNDTFEVFIKYTANPYSQDFLKDGAIRGARGLYFVNHDGKTEGRPRQIWTQGQTESNSFWFPTKDKPNQRTTSEIYMTVNDSFKTLSNGELYYSEMVGDGMRTDYWRQDISHPPYLMMMAVGEYAIVSDTWRDLDVDYYVYPEFEEHARAIFGNTPEMMEFFSELFGVDYPWEKYAQVIVHDFVAGAMENTSASVYMDLVQRTETELKDRNFERIIAHELAHHWFGNYVTCESWSNLVLNEGFATYSEYLWADYKYGKERSQYKLHFNRRAYLSEARSRINSLIRFQYNDPLEMFDRHSYQKGGLVLHMLRNKIGDEAFFLGLQEYLTKNALEAVEVHHLRLALEDVSGIDLNRFFNQWFLSAGHPVLDVNYAFDTTSRQLNIKINQIQNFENDIPVFHFPITFKVLTTENEWLEKTFNVKKMYHDFDWELESEPKLILADPEQILLAEILEKGKSESQLYEQLKSSEHFFHRLNAFDSLLASVQDIKTSRTVFREISKTLDDKHWYIRNQAIERIPLTELENLKSSFKNKLIDLYNNDPENRVRAAALERIFKDFGDRETISMLGDLMNVESYMVKAVALRNLYDFNAETAIDFVLNNLETNNPDLISAIGEVLSKSFIPEAQIFFQRNLNRLSFRSQGSLLASYNKYLLGSSFARVRAAMPQIENIITESEGSRTRVRAAELLRDLRDINRKRITGEEIKDDAPFKDVKISMEDSEQIVELVSNVIENIRLKTDNRRILNILRN
- a CDS encoding acetyl-CoA carboxylase biotin carboxyl carrier protein subunit, with translation MYKLKVNENQEFSIDKKEILAEDIVCWKKGHYHLILNDKNYDIEILSFDNTTKLMTLKLNEKVYEVSIKDKHDLLLAQLGMDNPDSGKISEIKAPMPGLVTKLIAQKGDELEKGKAVLVLEAMKMENVLKSPGTGKIKSFSVKQGDAVEKNQVLVVLE